One Desulfonatronovibrio hydrogenovorans DSM 9292 DNA segment encodes these proteins:
- a CDS encoding NADH-quinone oxidoreductase subunit A, producing the protein MSLSWLHFAIILFFIHGIIFAAAPFILSILVSPRVKSKELAMPYECGMSPYGSAWVKFGINYYFYALLFLAFDVDVLYLFPVATYYADSSGMVPFIKLLIFIVILFASVIYFWKKGVFSWPKRIKF; encoded by the coding sequence ATGAGCTTGTCCTGGCTGCACTTTGCGATAATCCTTTTCTTTATTCATGGTATTATCTTTGCTGCTGCACCATTCATACTGTCTATTCTTGTATCTCCAAGAGTTAAATCTAAAGAACTAGCCATGCCGTATGAATGTGGAATGTCGCCATATGGTTCGGCCTGGGTCAAGTTTGGAATAAATTATTACTTTTACGCATTACTGTTCTTAGCATTTGATGTTGATGTACTGTATCTGTTTCCTGTAGCGACATATTATGCAGACAGTTCAGGCATGGTGCCTTTTATCAAGCTCTTAATCTTTATTGTAATACTCTTTGCATCTGTTATCTATTTCTGGAAGAAAGGAGTTTTTTCATGGCCCAAGAGAATCAAATTCTAG
- a CDS encoding NADH-quinone oxidoreductase subunit B: MAQENQILGLKPADTEIDQPIVNMTLVRKYVDLCRSMSLWPMTFGLACCAIEMMAIGMARFDVARFGAEVFRPSPRQSDLMIVAGTVSRKMAPMIVRLYEQMPAPKWVIAMGNCAISGGPFRYKDQYGIVEGIDRLIPVDVYVPGCPPRPEGLLEGLFQLQKKITNKRWWPLPQGGES, encoded by the coding sequence ATGGCCCAAGAGAATCAAATTCTAGGACTTAAACCGGCTGACACAGAAATAGACCAGCCCATAGTCAACATGACGCTGGTCCGGAAGTATGTTGACCTCTGCCGATCAATGTCCTTATGGCCCATGACCTTTGGTCTTGCCTGTTGCGCCATAGAAATGATGGCCATTGGCATGGCCAGGTTTGATGTGGCCAGATTTGGTGCTGAAGTTTTCCGACCTTCCCCCAGACAGTCCGACCTCATGATTGTTGCCGGCACTGTGTCCAGAAAAATGGCCCCCATGATTGTCCGACTTTATGAACAGATGCCTGCTCCCAAGTGGGTCATCGCCATGGGCAACTGTGCCATATCCGGGGGACCTTTCCGGTACAAGGACCAGTATGGTATCGTGGAAGGCATCGACAGGCTTATACCTGTTGATGTCTATGTTCCAGGCTGCCCGCCAAGACCCGAAGGTCTTCTGGAAGGACTCTTTCAACTCCAGAAAAAGATTACCAATAAACGCTGGTGGCCCTTGCCCCAGGGAGGAGAGTCATAG